One genomic segment of Salinigranum rubrum includes these proteins:
- a CDS encoding DUF7522 family protein, whose product MSDDTPADVELLPEEAQQHLTTTCRTAAGDSVRSVVYFSRTDYQQLYLRGDLERDADLDTFVGSEWQDFNITQNAYQGSELGDYRYTIRVFENGFLVRITTHNHGVIVTTDNVTLRDFEELATAVGHLFDEWNLD is encoded by the coding sequence ATGAGCGACGACACCCCGGCGGACGTGGAACTGCTCCCCGAGGAGGCACAGCAGCACCTCACGACGACCTGTCGGACCGCCGCGGGCGACAGCGTCCGTTCCGTCGTCTACTTCTCCCGTACCGACTACCAGCAGCTCTACCTCCGGGGTGACCTCGAACGCGACGCCGACCTCGACACGTTCGTCGGCAGCGAGTGGCAGGACTTCAACATCACGCAGAACGCGTACCAGGGGTCGGAACTCGGCGACTACCGCTACACCATCCGGGTGTTCGAGAACGGCTTCCTGGTCAGAATAACGACTCACAACCACGGCGTCATCGTCACCACCGACAACGTCACCCTCCGCGACTTCGAGGAGTTGGCGACCGCCGTCGGGCATCTGTTCGACGAGTGGAACCTCGACTGA
- a CDS encoding DUF5789 family protein produces MRLAETRNAFARQLTFPADRETVLAAVGDTTLEAPYGDPETIRTVLERTDESSFESADELFDTVLANVGEQYIGRKHYDDRGAQGGIETEEVHF; encoded by the coding sequence ATGCGCCTCGCCGAGACACGGAACGCGTTCGCCCGGCAACTGACGTTCCCCGCCGACCGCGAGACGGTGCTCGCGGCGGTCGGTGACACCACCCTCGAAGCCCCGTACGGCGACCCCGAGACCATCCGGACGGTGCTCGAGCGGACCGACGAGTCGTCGTTCGAGAGCGCGGACGAACTGTTCGACACGGTGCTGGCGAACGTGGGCGAGCAGTACATCGGCCGCAAGCACTACGACGACCGCGGCGCACAGGGCGGCATCGAGACCGAGGAGGTGCACTTCTGA
- a CDS encoding MaoC family dehydratase: MTGRYYEEFAEGDRIEHEKRRTVSEADNQRFCDMTMNQQPLHLDAAFASDTQFGERIVNGLYTMSLGVGLTIPETTDGTIVANLAYDDVSHPKPVFHGDTLRAVSTVTEKRETSDGERGVVTMHVEVFNQSDEVVCSFDRTVLSLKRPGGEGGED; encoded by the coding sequence ATGACCGGGCGATACTACGAGGAGTTCGCCGAAGGCGACCGCATCGAACACGAGAAACGCCGGACCGTCTCGGAGGCGGACAACCAGCGCTTCTGTGACATGACGATGAACCAACAGCCACTCCACCTCGACGCCGCGTTCGCGTCCGACACGCAGTTCGGCGAGCGCATCGTCAACGGCCTCTACACGATGAGCCTCGGTGTCGGCCTCACCATCCCCGAGACGACGGACGGCACCATCGTCGCGAACCTCGCGTACGACGACGTCTCCCACCCGAAACCGGTGTTCCACGGCGACACCCTCCGCGCGGTTTCGACGGTGACAGAGAAGCGGGAAACCTCGGACGGGGAACGCGGCGTCGTGACGATGCACGTCGAGGTGTTCAACCAGTCCGACGAAGTGGTCTGCTCGTTCGACCGGACGGTCCTCTCGTTGAAACGGCCTGGGGGCGAGGGCGGGGAGGATTAA
- a CDS encoding histidine kinase N-terminal 7TM domain-containing protein: MNSVQWMVSPYVVPFLVSAAISLLLAVYVVRHPRTELTDRTTATIVVLLVLAAQWSVAYLFRLVSVGVEAKLTWVLIEYAGSGLMAVGWLVLAAEYAGYGSRLTPRRIGLLTVEPLVAFLLVATNPVHHLMWSDVQVVDAGSVSVLERAFGPWFYVHIAYSYVLVLIGCYLLVRAYVTSENPYRGQVAALAGAVVAPFVGNVGFVFDLGFFSQVEFTSAGFALANVLLVFGIFRYRLLDLTPISHAITVNNMQDAYLVVDRNRRVVHANPAACDLFGIDPTSLGGSVERILPDGTGLFVDGEESQPVRHEVAIEREGRAGISTRS; the protein is encoded by the coding sequence ATGAATAGCGTACAGTGGATGGTCTCCCCGTACGTCGTCCCCTTCCTCGTGTCCGCGGCCATCTCGCTCCTGCTCGCGGTCTACGTCGTTCGGCATCCGCGGACGGAACTGACGGACCGAACGACGGCGACCATCGTCGTGCTGCTGGTTCTGGCGGCTCAGTGGTCGGTCGCGTACCTGTTCCGGTTGGTCAGCGTGGGGGTGGAGGCCAAACTGACGTGGGTACTGATCGAGTACGCCGGCTCCGGGCTCATGGCCGTCGGGTGGCTCGTGCTGGCCGCGGAGTACGCCGGATACGGCTCCCGACTCACCCCGCGCCGGATCGGTCTGCTCACCGTCGAACCGCTCGTCGCGTTCCTCCTGGTCGCGACGAACCCCGTCCACCACCTCATGTGGTCGGACGTGCAGGTCGTCGACGCCGGCTCTGTCAGCGTCCTCGAACGGGCGTTCGGTCCGTGGTTCTACGTCCACATCGCGTACTCGTACGTGCTGGTACTGATCGGCTGTTACCTCCTCGTCAGGGCGTACGTCACGTCCGAGAACCCGTACCGCGGACAGGTCGCCGCGCTCGCCGGAGCCGTCGTCGCGCCGTTCGTCGGCAACGTCGGCTTCGTGTTCGACCTCGGGTTCTTCTCGCAGGTCGAGTTCACGTCCGCGGGGTTCGCCCTCGCCAACGTGCTCCTCGTCTTCGGCATCTTCCGCTACCGGCTCCTCGACCTCACGCCGATCAGCCACGCGATCACGGTCAACAACATGCAGGACGCCTACCTCGTCGTCGACCGGAACCGCCGGGTCGTCCACGCCAACCCCGCCGCGTGCGACCTGTTCGGCATCGATCCCACGTCGCTCGGCGGCTCCGTCGAACGAATTCTCCCGGACGGGACGGGCCTGTTCGTCGACGGGGAGGAGTCCCAGCCCGTCCGTCACGAGGTCGCCATCGAGCGCGAGGGGAGAGCCGGTATCTCGACGCGGTCGTGA
- the pyrB gene encoding aspartate carbamoyltransferase, whose translation MRHDHLISAAQLSRADIEAVLDRAAEIDDDPATVRERHAGTVLALCFFEPSTRTKMSFDTAMKRLGGETIDMGSVESSSVKKGESLADTVRVIEGYADAMVLRHPSEGSAKMASEFVGVPLVNAGDGAGQHPSQTLLDLYTIRENAGLDDITVGIMGDLKYGRTVHSLSMALTNFDVRQHFVSPESLRLPRSVRYDLHEAGAQVREHEELAGILPELDVLYVTRIQRERFPDEREYREVAGEYQIDPETLDEAKESLTVMHPLPRVDEIDPAVDETPHAQYFEQAHNGVPVRMALLDALLSGGERR comes from the coding sequence ATGCGTCACGACCACCTCATCTCTGCCGCGCAACTGTCCCGGGCCGACATCGAGGCGGTGTTGGACCGCGCCGCCGAGATCGACGACGACCCGGCGACCGTCCGCGAACGCCACGCGGGCACGGTGCTCGCACTCTGCTTCTTCGAGCCGAGCACGCGGACGAAGATGAGCTTCGACACGGCGATGAAACGGCTCGGCGGGGAGACCATCGACATGGGCTCGGTCGAGTCCTCCTCGGTGAAGAAGGGCGAGAGCCTGGCCGACACCGTCCGCGTCATCGAGGGGTACGCCGACGCCATGGTCCTCCGTCACCCGTCGGAGGGGTCGGCGAAGATGGCCTCGGAGTTCGTCGGTGTCCCGCTCGTCAACGCGGGCGACGGCGCGGGTCAGCACCCCTCTCAGACGCTGCTCGACCTCTATACGATCCGCGAGAACGCCGGCCTCGACGACATCACCGTCGGGATCATGGGGGACCTCAAGTACGGACGGACGGTTCACTCGCTGTCGATGGCGCTGACGAACTTCGACGTACGTCAGCATTTCGTCTCACCCGAGTCCCTGCGCCTCCCCCGGAGCGTCCGGTACGACCTCCACGAGGCCGGCGCACAGGTCCGCGAACACGAGGAACTGGCGGGGATCCTCCCCGAACTCGACGTGCTCTACGTGACTCGTATCCAGCGTGAACGCTTCCCCGACGAGCGCGAGTACCGGGAAGTCGCCGGCGAATACCAGATCGACCCCGAAACGCTCGACGAGGCGAAGGAGTCGCTGACGGTGATGCACCCGCTCCCGAGAGTCGACGAGATCGATCCCGCGGTCGACGAGACGCCGCACGCGCAGTACTTCGAGCAGGCCCACAACGGCGTCCCCGTGCGGATGGCACTGTTGGACGCGCTTCTCAGCGGGGGTGAGCGCCGATGA
- the pyrI gene encoding aspartate carbamoyltransferase regulatory subunit, with the protein MSDHELRVSKIRNGTVIDHVAAGQALNVLTILGIDGSGGESVSVGMNVPSGRLGRKDIVKVEDRELSPSEVDVLSLIAPEATINIVRDYEVVEKNRVERPERVVGVLSCPNHNCITNGDEPVASKFTVLPDGLRCEYCGTFIRESFAGHIDGSRSA; encoded by the coding sequence ATGAGCGACCACGAACTCCGCGTCTCGAAGATCCGAAACGGGACCGTCATCGACCACGTCGCCGCGGGACAGGCGCTGAACGTCCTCACCATCCTCGGTATCGACGGCTCCGGCGGCGAGTCGGTCTCCGTCGGGATGAACGTTCCCTCCGGGAGGCTCGGCCGCAAGGACATCGTGAAGGTCGAGGACCGCGAACTGAGTCCCTCCGAGGTCGACGTGCTCTCGCTCATCGCGCCCGAGGCGACGATCAACATCGTCCGCGACTACGAGGTCGTCGAAAAGAACCGCGTCGAGCGCCCCGAGCGCGTCGTCGGCGTCCTCTCCTGTCCGAACCACAACTGCATCACGAACGGCGACGAACCCGTCGCGTCGAAGTTCACCGTCCTCCCCGACGGCCTCCGGTGTGAGTACTGCGGGACGTTCATCCGCGAGTCGTTCGCCGGGCACATCGACGGTTCCCGAAGCGCTTGA
- a CDS encoding Glu/Leu/Phe/Val family dehydrogenase, translated as MPDEANPFESLQEQIDDAAAFLDVPADVVTRLKSPERVLEVTLTVEMDDGRLEGFRGFRSQFNGDRGPYKGGIRYHPNVSRDEVKALSGWMVYKCAVVDIPYGGGKGGIVIDPREYSESELERVTRAFATELRPFIGPDKDIPAPDVNTGQREMNWIKDTYEKLENTTAPGVITGKSIDNGGSAGRVEATGRSVMLAAREAFSYLDRDLSGATVAVQGYGNAGSVAAKLLEDQGASVVAVSDSSGAVFDPDGLDARAVKEFKRETGSVTGYADAEEEFSNEDLLTLDVDLLVPAALENAIDAEIASHLEADVVVEAANGPVTPDGDDILTGKEVTVVPDILANAGGVTVSYFEWVQNRQRFAWTEERVNDELERVIVDAFDRLVDAYESNDLPNFRTAAYVVAIQRVADAFGGAGSWP; from the coding sequence ATGCCTGACGAGGCGAACCCGTTCGAGAGTCTCCAGGAACAGATCGACGACGCCGCGGCCTTCCTCGACGTGCCCGCGGACGTCGTGACGCGGCTGAAGTCACCCGAACGCGTCCTGGAGGTGACGCTGACGGTCGAGATGGACGACGGACGGCTCGAAGGGTTTCGGGGCTTTCGCTCACAGTTCAACGGCGACCGTGGCCCGTACAAGGGCGGTATCCGCTACCACCCGAACGTCTCCCGGGACGAGGTGAAGGCGCTCTCGGGGTGGATGGTGTACAAGTGTGCCGTGGTGGATATCCCCTACGGCGGCGGGAAGGGCGGCATCGTCATCGACCCCCGCGAGTACTCGGAGTCGGAACTCGAACGCGTCACGAGAGCGTTCGCGACGGAACTCCGGCCGTTCATCGGCCCGGACAAGGACATCCCGGCCCCCGACGTCAACACCGGCCAGCGGGAGATGAACTGGATCAAGGACACGTACGAGAAACTGGAGAACACCACGGCACCGGGCGTCATCACGGGCAAGTCCATCGACAACGGCGGGAGCGCGGGACGCGTCGAGGCGACGGGCCGGTCGGTGATGCTCGCCGCCCGGGAGGCGTTCTCGTATCTCGACCGGGACCTCTCGGGCGCGACTGTCGCGGTCCAGGGGTACGGGAACGCGGGCTCCGTCGCCGCGAAACTCCTCGAAGATCAGGGGGCGAGCGTCGTCGCCGTCTCCGACTCCTCGGGTGCGGTGTTCGACCCCGACGGCCTCGACGCCCGCGCGGTCAAGGAGTTCAAACGAGAGACGGGCTCCGTCACCGGCTACGCCGACGCCGAGGAGGAGTTCTCGAACGAGGACCTGCTCACGCTGGACGTCGACCTCCTCGTTCCCGCGGCGCTCGAAAACGCCATCGACGCCGAAATCGCCTCCCACCTGGAGGCCGACGTCGTCGTCGAGGCGGCGAACGGACCCGTCACACCCGACGGGGACGACATCCTCACTGGCAAGGAGGTGACGGTCGTGCCGGACATCCTCGCGAACGCCGGCGGCGTCACCGTCTCGTACTTCGAGTGGGTCCAGAACCGACAGCGATTCGCCTGGACAGAAGAGCGCGTCAACGACGAACTCGAACGGGTCATCGTCGACGCCTTCGACCGCCTCGTCGACGCGTACGAGAGCAACGACCTGCCGAACTTCCGGACGGCCGCGTACGTCGTCGCCATCCAGCGGGTCGCCGACGCGTTCGGCGGTGCCGGGAGCTGGCCGTAG
- a CDS encoding class 1 fructose-bisphosphatase produces the protein MDGKTRATVEEIFETVAEASPEIRAGLPSRRLKSGSENPSGEKQMAADVFADDLLQARLGNLDGVGQYASEERAEVDDVGEGFSVTVDPLDGSSNLKPNNTMGTVVGIYDAPLPATGEDLVGAAYVLFGPVSTMMCAVDGQVDEYLVDNGVRNLVTEDVALPDEPSVYGFGGRVPEWFDDFSAFADEVASDPSMKLRYGGAMIGDVNQVLTYGGIFSYPAFTNAREGKLRLQYEGYPVAYIMETAGGASSDGTQSILDVVKTDDIHARVPVHVGNESLIEKLESMLDESVDSPA, from the coding sequence ATGGACGGCAAGACCCGCGCGACCGTCGAGGAGATATTCGAGACGGTCGCCGAGGCCTCCCCCGAAATCCGCGCGGGGCTCCCGAGCAGACGGCTGAAGAGCGGCTCTGAGAACCCCAGCGGGGAGAAGCAGATGGCCGCGGACGTGTTCGCGGACGACCTCCTGCAGGCACGGCTCGGGAACCTCGACGGCGTCGGCCAGTACGCGAGCGAGGAGCGCGCCGAGGTCGACGACGTCGGCGAGGGCTTCTCGGTGACGGTCGACCCGCTCGACGGCTCGTCGAACCTCAAGCCGAACAACACGATGGGGACGGTGGTCGGCATCTACGACGCCCCCCTCCCGGCGACGGGCGAGGACCTCGTCGGCGCCGCGTACGTCCTCTTCGGCCCCGTCTCGACGATGATGTGTGCCGTCGACGGGCAGGTCGACGAGTACCTCGTCGACAACGGCGTCCGAAACCTCGTCACCGAGGACGTCGCGCTCCCCGACGAGCCCTCCGTCTACGGGTTCGGCGGCCGCGTCCCGGAGTGGTTCGACGATTTCAGCGCGTTCGCCGACGAAGTCGCCAGCGACCCGTCGATGAAACTGCGATACGGGGGTGCGATGATCGGGGACGTCAATCAGGTGCTGACGTACGGCGGCATCTTCTCGTACCCCGCCTTCACGAACGCGCGAGAGGGGAAGCTCCGACTCCAGTACGAGGGCTACCCCGTCGCGTACATCATGGAGACGGCCGGCGGCGCCTCCTCGGACGGCACCCAGTCCATCCTCGACGTGGTGAAGACCGACGACATCCACGCGCGGGTGCCGGTCCACGTCGGCAACGAGAGCCTCATCGAGAAGCTCGAATCGATGCTGGACGAGTCGGTCGACTCCCCCGCCTGA
- a CDS encoding HpcH/HpaI aldolase/citrate lyase family protein: MTRRSVLFSPGDRPELLRKAATTDADTVVFDLEDAVAPPRKAEARTAVREVLVDPGFDPDCEVAVRVGALDADLDVLFGAGDDDSPDLRLDALVVPKVESPADVRRVAEAVTARGASLPLIALVETAGGVLDAPAVARVDAVDALVFGAEDFAASVGATRTPAGDEVSYARQRVLVAARAAGIDAIDTLHTDYEDDEGLRTDTATTVQLGYDGKLAIHPRQVTIINEALTPAEDRIAWARRVLEAKEAADAEGRGVFSVDGEMIDAPLVAQAERTLERARAAGFEV, encoded by the coding sequence ATGACCCGGCGAAGCGTCCTCTTCTCGCCCGGCGACCGACCCGAACTGCTCCGCAAGGCGGCCACGACCGACGCGGACACCGTCGTCTTCGACCTCGAAGACGCCGTCGCGCCCCCGCGGAAGGCGGAGGCACGGACGGCCGTCCGCGAGGTGCTCGTGGACCCCGGGTTCGACCCCGACTGTGAAGTAGCGGTCCGCGTCGGCGCGCTCGACGCGGACCTCGACGTGCTCTTCGGTGCCGGGGACGACGACTCACCCGACCTCCGTCTCGACGCCCTCGTGGTCCCGAAGGTCGAGTCACCCGCCGATGTTCGCCGGGTCGCTGAGGCCGTCACCGCACGCGGTGCGTCCTTGCCCCTTATCGCGCTCGTCGAGACGGCCGGCGGCGTGCTGGACGCCCCCGCCGTCGCCCGGGTCGACGCGGTGGACGCGCTCGTCTTCGGCGCGGAGGACTTCGCCGCCTCGGTGGGGGCGACCCGCACTCCGGCGGGAGACGAGGTGTCGTACGCCCGACAGCGCGTCCTCGTCGCCGCCCGCGCCGCCGGAATCGACGCCATCGACACCCTCCACACCGACTACGAGGACGACGAGGGACTCCGGACGGACACGGCGACGACCGTCCAGTTGGGCTACGACGGGAAACTCGCCATCCACCCCCGGCAGGTCACGATCATCAACGAGGCGCTCACGCCCGCCGAGGACCGAATCGCGTGGGCGCGTCGCGTGCTGGAGGCGAAGGAGGCAGCCGATGCCGAGGGGCGGGGCGTGTTCAGCGTCGACGGCGAGATGATCGACGCGCCGCTCGTCGCGCAGGCGGAGCGGACGCTCGAACGGGCGCGCGCGGCCGGGTTCGAGGTGTGA
- a CDS encoding DUF5658 family protein: MSNDQFTSAGAHEQSAQSSRLHSTDAWLWAFVVVALVLDVVLTYYGLAAGLEEGNPLARALFSMYGVVESMLMMKGIVIAVALVAYVSVPEKYQPVVPLGIALPWFVAGIINASLILQL; this comes from the coding sequence ATGTCCAACGACCAGTTCACGTCGGCGGGTGCGCATGAGCAGTCGGCGCAGTCTTCCCGCCTGCACTCGACGGACGCGTGGCTCTGGGCGTTCGTCGTGGTCGCGCTGGTCCTCGACGTCGTGTTGACGTACTACGGTCTCGCCGCCGGTCTCGAAGAGGGGAACCCCCTCGCCCGGGCCCTCTTCTCGATGTACGGCGTCGTCGAGTCGATGCTGATGATGAAGGGCATCGTCATCGCCGTCGCGCTCGTCGCGTACGTCTCCGTCCCCGAGAAGTACCAGCCCGTCGTGCCGCTCGGCATCGCTCTCCCGTGGTTCGTCGCCGGTATCATCAACGCGAGCCTCATCCTCCAGCTTTAA
- a CDS encoding sensor histidine kinase — protein sequence MTPIANSRLLGWSVVFRDITAHKRHQRELQRQNGRLDEFASVVAHDLRNPLSVAQGRVTLARRESDSEHLESATRSLDRIETIVDDTLTLARQGKSVGQMDPVDLRAVVEGCWRTVSTDDARLDVAADATVRADPDRLRHIVENLVRNSVEHGGPDVAIGVGPIGDEGFYVEDNGPGIPEETRQTIFDPAYTTDRNGVGLGLTIVKRIAEAHGWTVTVTEGSMGGARFEFRGVEVVSEPASAPDSAGDEET from the coding sequence GTGACCCCGATCGCCAACTCCCGGTTGCTCGGCTGGTCGGTGGTCTTCCGAGACATCACGGCGCACAAGCGACACCAGCGGGAGCTTCAGCGACAGAACGGGCGGCTCGACGAGTTCGCGAGCGTCGTCGCCCACGACCTGCGAAACCCGTTGAGCGTCGCTCAGGGGCGAGTGACGCTGGCCCGCCGCGAGTCCGACAGCGAACACCTGGAGAGCGCCACCAGGTCGCTCGACCGTATCGAGACCATCGTCGACGACACGCTGACGCTGGCGCGACAGGGGAAGTCGGTCGGGCAGATGGACCCCGTCGACCTACGGGCGGTCGTCGAGGGGTGCTGGCGGACGGTCTCCACCGACGATGCGAGGCTCGACGTTGCCGCCGACGCCACCGTTCGGGCGGACCCGGACCGCCTGCGACACATCGTGGAGAACCTGGTGCGGAACAGCGTCGAGCACGGCGGGCCCGACGTGGCCATCGGCGTCGGACCGATCGGCGACGAGGGCTTTTACGTCGAAGACAACGGCCCGGGCATCCCGGAGGAGACCCGTCAGACGATATTCGACCCCGCGTACACCACCGACAGGAACGGCGTCGGCCTCGGCCTCACCATCGTCAAACGGATCGCTGAGGCGCACGGGTGGACGGTCACAGTCACGGAGGGCAGCATGGGGGGCGCCCGGTTCGAGTTCCGCGGCGTCGAGGTGGTTTCGGAGCCCGCGTCGGCCCCGGATTCGGCTGGCGACGAGGAGACGTGA
- a CDS encoding AAA family ATPase, giving the protein MTDDAAVELTVRGAEKRDAGRGIARLPEEARKRLGVLSGDNVLVEGERTTVARVWPARGVLSPDGIQIDADTRTNAGVKIGETVRVSAVDIDDADAVTVIAPGRVTDEDALERHVKRGLRGRPVSEGDRVHLEHLSDAPFVVHATKPDGTVHVTDDTKVFIRVREGESGSSERSADTPESRTSRPRSTDERRTEATVSPPTPSTPDTNVTYEDIGGLDRELELVREMIELPLSEPEVFAHLGIDPPKGVLLHGPPGTGKTLIAKAVANEVDASFLTVSGPEIMSKYKGDSEENLREKFQQARDQAPSIVFFDEIDSIASRRDDDSDVENRVVGQLLSLMDGLDARGEVVVIGATNRVDAIDPALRRGGRFDREIEIGVPNEEGRREVLEVHTRRMPLADDVDLDALAARTHGFVGADLESLATEAAMVALRRRESGSALADVKVTRADFERAMASVEPSAMREYVAEKPTEGFDAVGGLQEVKDALERAVSWPLTYTPLFEAADAAPPSGVLLHGPPGTGKTLLARAIAAESGVNFIHVAGPELLDRYVGESEKSVREVFERARQTAPAIVFFDEVDAIAAKRGGGGDTEVTERVVSQLLTELDRAAENPSLVVLAATNRRDVLDPALLRPGRFEQHIHVPEPDEAARRAILAVHTREKPLGEDVDLDALAARTEGFSGADLEALCREAAVRAVIEVTERYEGEAANDHADELVVGSDEFESAFESVSPGTD; this is encoded by the coding sequence ATGACCGACGACGCGGCGGTCGAACTGACCGTCCGCGGTGCGGAGAAACGCGACGCCGGCCGTGGTATCGCCCGCCTCCCCGAGGAGGCCCGCAAACGCCTCGGCGTCCTGAGCGGCGACAACGTCCTCGTCGAAGGCGAGCGGACGACGGTCGCTCGGGTGTGGCCCGCACGCGGCGTGCTCTCGCCCGACGGCATCCAGATCGACGCCGACACGCGGACCAACGCCGGCGTCAAGATCGGCGAGACCGTCCGCGTCTCCGCCGTCGACATCGACGACGCCGACGCCGTCACCGTCATCGCACCCGGTCGCGTCACCGACGAGGACGCCCTCGAACGCCACGTCAAGCGCGGGCTCAGGGGACGGCCCGTGAGCGAGGGTGACCGGGTCCACCTCGAACATCTGAGCGACGCCCCGTTCGTCGTCCACGCGACGAAGCCCGACGGGACGGTCCACGTCACCGACGACACGAAGGTGTTCATCCGGGTGCGCGAGGGCGAGAGCGGGTCGAGTGAGCGCTCCGCCGACACCCCGGAGTCTCGAACGTCGCGTCCGCGCTCCACTGACGAGCGGCGGACGGAAGCGACGGTCAGCCCGCCGACGCCCTCGACGCCGGACACGAACGTCACCTACGAGGACATCGGCGGACTCGACCGCGAACTCGAACTCGTCCGGGAGATGATCGAACTCCCGCTCTCCGAACCGGAGGTGTTCGCTCACCTCGGCATCGACCCGCCGAAGGGCGTCCTCCTCCACGGCCCGCCGGGAACGGGTAAGACGCTCATCGCCAAGGCGGTGGCGAACGAGGTCGACGCCTCCTTCCTCACCGTGTCGGGCCCGGAGATCATGTCGAAGTACAAGGGCGACTCCGAGGAGAACCTCCGCGAGAAGTTCCAGCAGGCCCGCGACCAGGCGCCCTCTATCGTCTTCTTCGACGAAATCGACTCCATCGCCTCGCGGCGCGACGACGACTCCGACGTCGAGAACCGCGTCGTCGGCCAACTCCTCTCGCTGATGGACGGCCTCGATGCCCGCGGCGAGGTGGTCGTCATCGGCGCGACCAATCGCGTGGACGCCATCGACCCCGCCCTTCGGAGGGGAGGTCGGTTCGACCGCGAGATAGAGATCGGCGTCCCGAACGAGGAGGGACGGCGCGAGGTCCTCGAGGTGCACACCCGTCGGATGCCGCTGGCGGACGACGTCGACCTCGACGCGCTCGCGGCGCGGACGCACGGCTTCGTCGGCGCCGACCTCGAATCGCTCGCGACCGAGGCGGCGATGGTCGCGCTGCGTCGCCGCGAGTCGGGAAGCGCGCTCGCCGACGTGAAAGTCACCCGCGCGGACTTCGAGCGGGCGATGGCGAGCGTCGAACCCTCCGCGATGAGGGAGTACGTCGCGGAGAAACCCACGGAGGGGTTCGACGCCGTCGGCGGCCTCCAGGAGGTGAAGGACGCGCTGGAGCGGGCGGTCTCGTGGCCGCTCACGTACACTCCGCTGTTCGAGGCGGCCGACGCCGCGCCGCCCTCGGGGGTGTTGCTCCACGGCCCGCCGGGGACCGGAAAGACGCTCCTCGCCCGCGCTATCGCCGCGGAGTCGGGCGTGAACTTCATCCACGTCGCGGGGCCCGAACTCCTCGATAGATACGTCGGCGAGAGCGAGAAGTCCGTCCGCGAGGTGTTCGAGCGCGCCCGCCAGACTGCCCCGGCCATCGTCTTCTTCGACGAGGTCGACGCCATCGCCGCCAAGCGCGGCGGGGGCGGCGACACCGAGGTGACGGAGCGGGTCGTCTCCCAACTGTTGACCGAACTCGACCGCGCGGCGGAGAACCCGTCGCTCGTCGTGCTTGCGGCGACCAACAGGAGAGACGTGTTGGACCCTGCCCTCTTGCGTCCCGGTCGGTTCGAACAGCACATCCACGTCCCCGAACCCGACGAGGCCGCCCGGCGGGCCATCCTCGCGGTCCACACGCGCGAGAAGCCGCTCGGCGAGGACGTCGACCTCGACGCGCTCGCGGCGCGGACCGAGGGCTTCTCCGGTGCCGACCTGGAGGCGCTCTGCCGGGAAGCGGCCGTTCGAGCCGTGATCGAGGTCACCGAACGGTACGAGGGCGAGGCGGCGAACGACCACGCCGACGAACTGGTCGTCGGAAGCGACGAGTTCGAGTCGGCGTTCGAGTCGGTGTCGCCCGGGACCGACTGA
- a CDS encoding AAA family ATPase, translating to MSVTVVSGVPGVGSSRVTEAAVASLDERFELLNSGDVMLEEALGSGRDVEGRDDLSGLSPTELRRLQRRMGEYVAAVATDPDTHVVLNTHLVVSTSAGFVPGLPPRCFENWTPTRSSSSRRIRTSSRSAGATATTAPIGWETASASSSSSR from the coding sequence ATGAGCGTCACCGTCGTCTCGGGGGTGCCCGGGGTGGGTAGTTCCCGGGTGACCGAGGCGGCCGTCGCCAGCCTCGACGAGCGGTTCGAACTCCTGAACTCGGGCGACGTGATGCTCGAAGAGGCGCTCGGGAGCGGCCGGGACGTCGAGGGCCGCGACGACCTCTCGGGCCTCTCCCCCACGGAACTCCGACGCCTTCAGCGGCGAATGGGCGAGTACGTCGCCGCCGTCGCCACCGACCCCGACACCCACGTCGTCCTCAACACCCACCTCGTGGTCAGCACGTCCGCCGGGTTCGTCCCGGGACTCCCCCCGAGGTGCTTCGAGAACTGGACCCCGACGCGTTCGTCCTCGTCGAGGCGAATCCGGACCTCATCCAGGAGCGCCGGAGCGACAGCGACTACCGCTCCTATCGGGTGGGAGACCGCCTCGGCATCGAGTTCCAGCAGTCGATGA